The Tubulanus polymorphus chromosome 6, tnTubPoly1.2, whole genome shotgun sequence genome includes a region encoding these proteins:
- the LOC141906678 gene encoding uncharacterized protein LOC141906678 — protein MADDDLDGGVLLLNFRGLSVLPAYLTKTRNYGNIKRLYLKRNLLTSLPANISNLCNLVELYICDNDLSSLPDAIGDLKCLVSLNVDSNKLEKLPDSIDGLTALRTLSLARNKFRFVPSKIWQLPNLRVLDLTGNDLRRISLNISHTGNAPVKRPLERLVLDRNRLEVLPRQICALDSLQEISAVGNCLRCIPLDLGYLKNLGSVLVDGNRTLNVVPISLTAQKLGINGCARTKDSTCDNSMPHEFSSVFVPTKNDDTDELVHLPEEILCIGNSTNFAVVTLLELALRSVFLNFRSAVNTRCLPRNLLEVLSVPTASCISCGTPIFTMCFPVVFGGQLHDKYGVYRLGLCCTVKCNRLCPIRIQMPLVYPVDKS, from the coding sequence ATGGCCGATGATGACTTGGATGGCGGAGTCTTATTGCTGAACTTCCGAGGTCTCTCAGTACTCCCGGCTTACTTAACTAAAACCCGTAATTATGGGAACATCAAGCGGCTTTACTTAAAACGTAACCTATTGACAAGCCTGCCAGcaaatatatcaaatctatgCAATCTCGTTGAACTTTACATTTGCGATAATGATTTGAGCTCGTTGCCGGACGCGATCGGGgatttgaaatgtttagtTTCGTTGAACGTAGATTCGAACAAACTCGAAAAGCTTCCCGATTCGATCGATGGGCTAACAGCGCTACGAACGTTATCGCTGGCGAGAAATAAGTTCCGGTTCGTACCGTCAAAGATATGGCAATTACCGAATCTACGCGTTCTAGATCTGACCGGCAACGATTTGCGGCGAATTTCTTTGAACATTTCGCATACCGGTAACGCTCCTGTCAAACGACCTCTAGAACGTTTAGTCCTAGATCGAAATCGTCTAGAAGTGCTTCCTCGGCAGATTTGCGCGCTCGATTCGTTGCAGGAAATTTCTGCGGTTGGAAACTGTTTGCGCTGTATTCCACTCGATTTGGGCTACTTAAAGAATCTCGGCTCGGTACTGGTCGACGGGAATCGCACTTTAAACGTTGTTCCCATCAGTTTAACCGCGCAAAAACTCGGAATAAACGGCTGCGCTAGAACGAAAGACTCAACGTGCGACAATTCTATGCCGCATGAATTTTCATCGGTCTTTGTGCCGACAAAAAACGACGACACCGATGAATTAGTTCATCTTCCGGAGGAAATTTTGTGTATTGGAAACAGCACGAATTTCGCAGTCGTGACGTTATTAGAACTTGCTTTACGTAGCGTATTCCTGAATTTTAGATCAGCCGTAAACACCAGATGCCTTCCCCGGAATTTACTAGAAGTATTGTCCGTTCCGACGGCGTCTTGTATTAGCTGCGGAACGCCCATATTTACGATGTGTTTTCCCGTGGTTTTCGGTGGACAACTGCACGATAAATACGGCGTATATAGACTCGGTCTGTGTTGTACGGTGAAGTGTAACCGCCTGTGCCCGATCAGGATCCAAATGCCTCTCGTTTACCCCGTCGATAAATCCTGA
- the LOC141906680 gene encoding electron transfer flavoprotein subunit beta-like gives MAMRILVGVKRVIDYAVKVRVKPDKTGVVTEGVKHSMNPFDEIAMEEAVRLKEKKLAQEIIAVSCGPTQSQETIRTALAMGADRGIHIEVDQKQIEKMQPILIAKMLAKIAQEEKVDLLLVGKQAIDDDCNQTGQMTAAILDWPQATFASVVEKLDGDLKVTREVDGGLETIQVKLPAVVSADLRLNEPRYATLPNIMKAKKKPIAKKTPADYGVEVTERHEILEVCEPPVREAGVKVESVEELVGKLKDAGVV, from the exons ATGGCGATGAGAATTTTGGTCGGTGTTAAACGAGTGATCGATTATGCCGTAAAG GTAAGAGTGAAGCCTGATAAAACGGGCGTTGTCACTGAGGGTGTTAAACATTCTATGAATCCGTTTGATGAGATAGCTATGGAAGAAGCTGTTCGCTTGAAAGAGAAAAAACTAGCTCAGGAAATCATTGCTGTTTCGTGTGGTCCAACTCAATCCCAG GAAACTATCAGGACTGCGTTAGCGATGGGAGCAGATCGCGGTATTCACATCGAAGTTGATCAGAAACAAATCGAGAAAATGCAACCAATACTGATCGCGAAGATGCTCGCGAAAATTGCGCAAGAAGAAAAAGTAGATCTTTTACTCGTCGGCAAACAG GCAATAGATGATGACTGTAATCAGACAGGACAGATGACGGCTGCGATTCTCGACTGGCCGCAAGCGACGTTCGCTTCCGTCGTAGAGAAACTCGACGGTGATCTAAAAGTTACGCGAGAAGTTGACGGAGGATTAGAAACGATTCAGGTGAAATTACCGGCCGTTGTTTCAGCTGATTTACGATTGAACGAACCTAGATACGCAACTTTACCGAATATCATG AAAGCCAAGAAGAAACCGATTGCAAAGAAAACTCCCGCTGATTACGGCGTTGAAGTCACCGAAAGACATGAAATATTAGAAGTATGTGAACCTCCCGTTCGAGAAGCTGGTGTGAAAGTAGAATCAGTTGAAGAATTGGTCGGTAAATTAAAGGATGCAGGAGTTGTATGA
- the LOC141906683 gene encoding dynein regulatory complex protein 12-like, whose translation MPPKKKGGKKGGKKKGKKGKKKDDAGLEIEEKYKKTMQEISALKDHLAIRKELTLRAQSARQDMRSEIEEREEKMKEKEKEAKAVSADMTRQYKTMQTQMGLTVHQLETELELTRRKLEHTEFELKQTREEKERVIRDKDEQISTLQLKIDTMGMAYENILADTMDNLAAKIDAAKLKWEHESTMIQARNKQVLLEFGLNPLDL comes from the exons ATGCCGCCGAAGAAAAAGGGTGGAAAAAAGGGGGGTAAGAAGAAAGGTAAAAAGGGAAAGAAGAAAGATG atGCAGGATTGGAAATAGAAGAAAAGTATAAGAAGACAATGCAAGAAATATCCGCCCTGAAAGATCATTTAG ccaTCAGGAAGGAGTTGACATTACGGGCACAGTCCGCAAGACAAGACATGCGCAGTGAAATAGAGGAAAGAGAGGAAAAGATgaaggaaaaagaaaaagaagcaaAAGCTGTTAGTGCGG ATATGACGCGGCAGTATAAAACTATGCAGACACAGATGGGGCTAACCGTACATCAACTCGAAACTGAATTAGAACTAACCAGAAGAAAATTAG aacaCACAGAGTTCGAGTTGAAACAAACTCGTGAAGAAAAGGAACGTGTAATACGTGATAAAGACGAACAAATAAGCACATTACAGTTGAAGATTGATACAATGGGAATGGCTTACGAGAATATATTAGCT GATACAATGGATAACCTCGCTGCAAAAATAGACGCGGCTAAACTTAAGTGGGAACACGAATCGACAATGATTCAAGCCAGAAATAAACAAGTGCTTCTCGAATTCGGACTCAATCCATTAGACTTATGA
- the LOC141906679 gene encoding 5-methyltetrahydropteroyltriglutamate--homocysteine methyltransferase-like: MCYRNRKMPLQTTVIGSYPKPDYLQVPDWFVDHHVPSPRHYNDFIRTQDTTELHAAILQAKSDVIQDQIGMGLDVITDGEVSRENYIHDFCRHLNGFDFERPEMMTHNGLCRFEVPVINQKVGIGDDEDFCAEEWKEAQSMSHKAVKMTLPGPLTIIHMTHTPVGGIYKDRKQLSLDLTTVINHQVLNLVEAGCTHIQIDEPVLVSHPDIALEYGIDHLEKCFEGVNDSAQKIVHLCCGYPRALDDDDYPRADRNVYKLLADRVDQSCFDAVSLEDAHQHNDLDLFDHFKNVKVILGVVKIACSKVESVQEIKERVREVLKHIPAKNLILAPDCGLGFLPRDILQQKVTNMVLAAKSLP, from the exons ATGTGCTACCGCAATAGGAAG ATGCCGCTACAAACGACTGTCATTGGTAGTTATCCGAAACCGGATTATCTGCAAGTTCCCGATTGGTTTGTGGACCACCATGTCCCCTCACCCAGGCATTACAATGACTTTATCAGAACCCAAGACACGACCG AATTACATGCAGCCATATTGCAAGCCAAGAGTGATGTCATTCAGGATCAGATAGGGATGGGTCTGGACGTCATCACTGACGGTGAAGTCAGTCGGGAGAATTATATTCATGATTTCTG TCGACATTTGAACGGATTCGATTTCGAACGACCGGAAATGATGACGCATAACGGTCTATGCCGATTCGAGGTACCGGTCATCAATCAGAAAGTTGGTATCGGAGATGATGAGGATTTTTGCGCTGAAGAGTGGAAAGAAGCGCAGTCGATGTCGCACAAAGCTGTCAAAATGACGTTACCCGGCCCGTTAACGATAATACATATGACGCATACTCCAG TCGGAGGTATTTATAAGGATCGCAAACAGTTGAGTCTAGACCTGACCACGGTTATAAACCATCAAGTATTAAACCTGGTAGAAGCGGGCTGTACGCATATACAGATAGACGAGCCAGTACTGGTCAGTCATCCAGATATCGCATTAGAATATGGCATCGATCATCTAGAAAAATGTTTCGAG GGTGTGAACGATAGCGCCCAAAAGATCGTCCATCTCTGCTGCGGCTATCCACGCGCTTTA GACGACGACGATTACCCTCGGGCAGATCGCAACGTCTACAAACTACTGGCGGATAGAGTCGACCAATCATGTTTTGACGCAG TATCTTTAGAGGATGCGCATCAACATAACGACCTTGATCTATTCGATCACTTCAAAAATGTCAAAGTCATCCTCGGAGTTGTCAAAATAGCGTGCAGTAAAGTCGAGAGCGTCCAAGAGATTAAAGAACGCGTACGGGAGGTTCTAAAACACATTCCAGCTAAAAACTTGATACTGGCGCCCGACTGCGGCCTCGGCTTCCTTCCACGCGACATCCTGCAACAAAAAGTCACCAACATGGTTCTAGCCGCGAAATCATTGCCGTGA
- the LOC141906681 gene encoding major facilitator superfamily domain-containing protein 6-like isoform X2, whose amino-acid sequence MGLCNGFIWGFLYWHLENLGATQMLLGIVICTTYICEFTMFFFVDRLVLKPFGCIGTLYLALVCYCMRFTTYAIIEDPWLVIPAEMLQALTFSAVWSSMTRYSIQTVPKDSLATMQGIIHGVYWGLGLGSGHLIGGVMMSRIGAHKTFGCMGLTSIMVLILFAIAQHFSEKPAPIVPEEETVNKN is encoded by the exons ATGGGACTGTGTAACGGATTCATCTGGGGATTTCTATATTGGCATCTTGAAAATTTAG GTGCGACTCAAATGCTGCTCGGAATCGTGATATGCACGACGTATATTTGCGAATTCACGATGTTTTTCTTCGTCGATCGTCTGGTATTGAAACCATTCGGCTGTATTGGAACTCTGTATCTAGCTCTTGTTTGTTACTGTATGAGGTTTACCACTTACGCTATTATAGAGGACCCTTGGCTCGTCATACCGGCTGAGATGTTACAGG CGCTCACGTTTTCGGCAGTGTGGTCGTCTATGACTCGGTACTCCATACAGACGGTACCGAAAGACTCGCTTGCCACAATGCAGGGCATAATCCACGGAGTCTATTGGGGGCTCGGACTCGGTTCCGGACACCTTATCGGTGGCGTAATGATGTCTCGAATTGGTGCTCATAAGACGTTTGGCTGCATGGGTCTTACGTCGATCATGGTGCTCATATTATTCGCTATAGCTCAACAC TTTAGTGAAAAACCTGCTCCGATTGTTCCCGAGGAGGAAACAGTAAACAAGAACTGA
- the LOC141906681 gene encoding major facilitator superfamily domain-containing protein 6-like isoform X1 has product MGLCNGFIWGFLYWHLENLGATQMLLGIVICTTYICEFTMFFFVDRLVLKPFGCIGTLYLALVCYCMRFTTYAIIEDPWLVIPAEMLQALTFSAVWSSMTRYSIQTVPKDSLATMQGIIHGVYWGLGLGSGHLIGGVMMSRIGAHKTFGCMGLTSIMVLILFAIAQHVRATFVSKNHFIINRRAEKICEFEFVLICFIYSLVKNLLRLFPRRKQ; this is encoded by the exons ATGGGACTGTGTAACGGATTCATCTGGGGATTTCTATATTGGCATCTTGAAAATTTAG GTGCGACTCAAATGCTGCTCGGAATCGTGATATGCACGACGTATATTTGCGAATTCACGATGTTTTTCTTCGTCGATCGTCTGGTATTGAAACCATTCGGCTGTATTGGAACTCTGTATCTAGCTCTTGTTTGTTACTGTATGAGGTTTACCACTTACGCTATTATAGAGGACCCTTGGCTCGTCATACCGGCTGAGATGTTACAGG CGCTCACGTTTTCGGCAGTGTGGTCGTCTATGACTCGGTACTCCATACAGACGGTACCGAAAGACTCGCTTGCCACAATGCAGGGCATAATCCACGGAGTCTATTGGGGGCTCGGACTCGGTTCCGGACACCTTATCGGTGGCGTAATGATGTCTCGAATTGGTGCTCATAAGACGTTTGGCTGCATGGGTCTTACGTCGATCATGGTGCTCATATTATTCGCTATAGCTCAACACGTAAGAGCTACATTCGTCTCTAAGAATCATTTCATCATAAATCGACGCGCAGAAAAAATATGCGAATTTGAATTCGTCCTCATCTGTTTTATTTACAGTTTAGTGAAAAACCTGCTCCGATTGTTCCCGAGGAGGAAACAGTAA
- the LOC141907249 gene encoding major facilitator superfamily domain-containing protein 6-like — MFEQRPQLVRNVVFAVSSPESRLLRRNSSAETMSKGTADTEESPITEGVYCPKQNENQEIAKPVRIESVEDFMDWGNWADCIKIETKLISSKLFYFAFFSARGALTPFMSIYLKQLGLRPSHIGLVTGLRPLLGFPSGPLWGAIADRFKLRRILFYISLIGWLVFKMSLGFIPATKPVTQCPNLINVTHWDRIVRSAFDDIADDKLIDQANRARKLTNLSTTTLAPHGQTHLLNSIETKINTTPWYNHFFHVVNDKENMSWLYEPADMKRVFLTLVLLVIAGELVQAPTSALADAGTIDKLGSGHEHKYSLQRAWGSLGFGISAFTVGYLLNMTRHQVVMCGTKVDICDYMMPFYVFGGWLRKTRSE, encoded by the exons ATGTTCGAGCAAAGGCCGCAACTCGTACGTAACGTTGTTTTCGCCGTTTCGTCGCCAGAATCTCGTTTATTACGTCGAAACTCGTCCGCGGAAACGATGAGTAAAGGTACCGCCGATACGGAGGAGAGCCCTATAACCGAGGGTGTTTACTGTCCGAAACAAAACGAGAACCAAGAAATTGCGAAACCCGTCCGTATAGAAAGTGTCGAAGATTTTATGGACTGGGGAAACTGGGCCGATTGTATCAAAATCGAAACCAAACtcatttcatcgaaattgtTCTATTTTGCCTTTTTTAGCGCAAGAGGGGCGTTAACGCCATTTATGTCGATTTATCTGAAGCAACTAGGCCTTCGACCGAGTCATATCGGGCTCGTGACCGGGCTAAGGCCACTTTTAGGATTTCCGAGTGGCCCGTTGTGGGGTGCCATCGCTGATCGGTTCAAACTCAGGcgtattttgttttatatttctctaatcgGCTGGCTCGTGTTTAAAATGTCGTTAGGTTTTATTCCAGCGACGAAACCCGTGACGCAGTGTCCGAATCTGATCAACGTAACTCACTGGGATAGAATCGTGCGGTCGGCGTTTGACGACATCGCTGACGATAAACTGATTGACCAGGCGAATCGCGCACGAAAATTGACGAACTTATCGACAACGACTTTAGCGCCGCACGGTCAAACTCATTTACTGAACAGCATCGAAACTAAAATAAACACTACACCTTGGtacaatcatttttttcatgtgGTTAATGATAAAGAGAATATGTCTTGGTTATACGAGCCTGCTGATATGAAACGAGTGTTTTTGACGTTAGTTTTGTTGGTGATAGCCGGGGAATTGGTACAAGCCCCGACCTCTGCCCTGGCAGACGCCGGTACTATCGATAAATTGGGCAGCGGTCACGAACATAAATACAGCCTCCAAAGAGCCTGGGGGTCTTTAGGCTTCGGAATAAG CGCATTTACAGTTGGATATTTACTGAATATGACGCGACACCAAGTAGTGATGTGTGGTACTAAAGTCGATATCTGTGATTATATGATGCCGTTTTACGTTTTCGGAGGGT ggTTACGAAAAACGAGAAGTGAATAA
- the LOC141907193 gene encoding uncharacterized protein LOC141907193: MKAHLAVFFALLAVAYCRKSNYTVTDEAWFDIEIKDMDGPGEDFRGRFEIALFGLVAPVSVFNFKSIAAGYKHGWEKLHYKNTRVHRIVPDFIVQMGDITVGDGTGGKSVYGAKYNDEQFVLSHRGPGWVAMANHGPDTNGSQFYVLLQRSRWLDGKHVVFGKVIRGFRVIQAIGEVEIDDAASPKKLIRIIDCGLNQVEKPYELKEEELDSEEDL; the protein is encoded by the exons ATGAAGGCACATTTAGCAGTATTCTTCGCCCTGCTCGCAGTGGCGTACTGTAGAAAAAGTAactacacagttacagatgaGGCATggtttgatattgaaatcaagGACATGGACGGACCTGGAGAAGACTTCCGAGGACGATTCGAAATTGCGTTATTCGGTTTAGTTGCTCCGGTATCGGTCTTCAACTTCAAATCCATAGCCGCCGGATACAAGCATGGATGG GAGAAGCTCCACTATAAGAACACACGTGTCCATAGAATCGTGCCTGATTTCATTGTACAAATGGGAGACATCACAGTTGGAGATGGCACTGGAg GTAAAAGTGTTTATGGAGCCAAATACAATGACGAACAATTCGTCCTGAGTCACAGAGGACCCGGATGGGTTGCCATGGCCAATCACGGCCCAGACACAAACGGATCTCAGTTCTACGTCCTTCTCCAGAGATCCAGATGGTTGGATGGAAAACACGTCGTTTTCGGCAAGGTTATCAGAGGATTC CGTGTAATCCAAGCTATCGgtgaagttgaaatagacgATGCAGCCTCGCCGAAGAAGTTGATCCGAATCATAGATTGCGGACTGAACCAGGTGGAAAAACCGTACGAACTTAAAGAAGAAGAACTAGATTCAGAGGAAGATTTATAA
- the LOC141907516 gene encoding uncharacterized protein LOC141907516 isoform X2 — protein MQAIIRLAYCALIFSCGAYYSTQACGKDDVSRPVISQTSSTPVMGGTLKISCQTPRTLSSKCLAFGLKLQKGATDVASYLGQSKCFVSNNMRIDSMSRWVARCSDNNKLELTITNVDKADSGVYICSILNEYSTKVTVNVYYPATAVVLNIDKSSARENDRATVVLTCAASGGNPAYYEYSWLFQRFGETARVLRDQRSSTLTLSRVTYMNAGQYRCDVINDGGKETSNVVSLNVQHKPVVRTILPPELRIESMNHGNVVVTFTARPEVSSFTCAMAGQTVARSRQPTKVERTGNNVWTVSYTQVSVGDYGEYSCTAKNSEGTTPVKLIIGSPGIPEAPTNITVEPTDTNGLRVRWISRFDGGSPQQFTIKFRRKGSTTEWQQISGIRDPGYKRPQSYTIENLEVGSQYDIIVSVVNRYTSGDVAVAGEQVSGKTNDRAALSSSVVAAVVVPILAVVVCITIVAFCILRQKRKQAAATSATTKPPKLVLPTEGFEYPNHEAVNGNPLGCDELDYEVTVKKAYFKRPSQQEEATYANIGYQPDLKDIGADGTIYASGDSGGGGEKGTSQRPMTIVGDTQDSQYSELDMTRKGPDLATLNEQMKRQEQSTRKSAPRKDTEV, from the exons ATGCAGGCCATAATTCGACTTGCATACTGTGCGCTGATTTTCAGCTGTGGGGCGTATTATTCAACGCAAG CTTGTGGTAAAGACGATGTGTCCCGCCCCGTCATCTCACAAACGAGCTCGACGCCAGTAATGGGTGGAACATTGAAGATATCCTGTCAAACACCACGCACCTTGTCTTCCAAGTGTCTAGCGTTCGGACTTAAACTACAAAAAGGGGCGACGGATGTGGCTTCGTATCTCGGCCAGTCGAAATGTTTCGTCTCGAACAATATGAGAATAGACAGTATGTCGCGATGGGTAGCGAGGTGTAGTGATAATAACAAACTGGAATTAACCATTACAAACGTAGATAAAGCCGATTCCGGAGTTTATATATGTAGCATACTGAATGAATACAGCACGAAAGTTACAGTTAACGTTTATT ATCCAGCGACCGCGGTCGTGTTGAATATCGACAAATCCTCTGCCAGAGAGAACGACCGCGCAACTGTCGTATTAACGTGTGCGGCGTCCGGCGGCAATCCTGCGTATTACGAATACTCGTGGTTGTTTCAGAGATTTGGTGAAACTGCCCGCGTGTTACGGGATCAAAGATCAAGCACGCTTACTCTGAGTCGAGTGACTTACATGAACGCCGGGCAATATCGATGTGACGTCATCAATGATGGCGGAAAGGAAACCAGTAATGTTGTCTCATTGAACGTACAAC ATAAACCAGTCGTTCGAACTATTTTACCCCCGGAGTTGAGAATCGAGTCAATGAACCACGGCAACGTGGTTGTGACGTTTACGGCAAGACCGGAAGTGAGTAGCTTCACCTGCGCAATGGCCGGTCAGACTGTAGCCCGATCTCGCCAGCCGACAAAGGTTGAAAGAACTGGAAATAACGTCTGGACTGTTTCGTACACTCAAGTGAGCGTCGGCGATTACGGGGAATACAGTTGTACGGCGAAAAATTCAGAGGGCACAACTCCCGTGAAACTCATCATCGGAAGTCCAG gAATACCCGAAGCACCGACCAATATAACCGTTGAACCGACTGATACTAATGGGTTACGTGTCCGCTGGATCAGCAGATTCGATGGCGGCTCCCCGCAACAGTTCACCATCAAGTTTCGGCGAAAAGGTTCGACGACGGAATGGCAGCAGATCTCCGGAATACGCGATCCGGGTTACAAACGACCTCAGTCGTACACTATCGAGAATCTTGAAGTCGGTTCTCAATACGATATCATTGTGTCAGTCGTTAATCGTTATACTTCCGGTGATGTCGCAGTCGCCGGGGAACAAGTTAGCGGAAAAACCAATG atcgaGCTGCTTTGAGTAGCAGTGTAGTAGCGGCCGTTGTAGTTCCTATTCTCGCAGTTGTAGTGTGTATAACAATTGTCGCGTTTTGCATCCTGCGACAGAAAAGGAAACAGGCAGCTGCAACCTCCGCCACGACTAAACCACCCAAATTAG TTCTTCCGACGGAGGGTTtcgaatatccaaatcacGAAGCTGTGAATGGAAATCCATTGGGTTGCGACGAACTGGATTATGAAGTTACTGTTAAAAAAGCATATTTCAAACGACCCAGTCAACAAGAAGAGGCCACATATGCTAATATCGGGTACCAACCCGACTTGAAA GATATTGGCGCCGATGGGACTATATACGCAAGCGGCGATAGTGGAGGCGGGGGAGAGAAAGGTACTTCGCAGCGTCCAATGACCATCGTCGGTGACACCCAAGACTCGCAGTATTCCGAACTGGACATGACGAGGAAAGGCCCCGATCTGGCAACATTAAATGAACAAATGAAGCGACAAGAGCAATCCACTAGAAAGAGTGCGCCTAGAAAGGACACAGAAGTGTGA
- the LOC141907516 gene encoding uncharacterized protein LOC141907516 isoform X1 — protein sequence MQAIIRLAYCALIFSCGAYYSTQACGKDDVSRPVISQTSSTPVMGGTLKISCQTPRTLSSKCLAFGLKLQKGATDVASYLGQSKCFVSNNMRIDSMSRWVARCSDNNKLELTITNVDKADSGVYICSILNEYSTKVTVNVYYPATAVVLNIDKSSARENDRATVVLTCAASGGNPAYYEYSWLFQRFGETARVLRDQRSSTLTLSRVTYMNAGQYRCDVINDGGKETSNVVSLNVQHKPVVRTILPPELRIESMNHGNVVVTFTARPEVSSFTCAMAGQTVARSRQPTKVERTGNNVWTVSYTQVSVGDYGEYSCTAKNSEGTTPVKLIIGSPGIPEAPTNITVEPTDTNGLRVRWISRFDGGSPQQFTIKFRRKGSTTEWQQISGIRDPGYKRPQSYTIENLEVGSQYDIIVSVVNRYTSGDVAVAGEQVSGKTNDRAALSSSVVAAVVVPILAVVVCITIVAFCILRQKRKQAAATSATTKPPKLGVAVLPTEGFEYPNHEAVNGNPLGCDELDYEVTVKKAYFKRPSQQEEATYANIGYQPDLKDIGADGTIYASGDSGGGGEKGTSQRPMTIVGDTQDSQYSELDMTRKGPDLATLNEQMKRQEQSTRKSAPRKDTEV from the exons ATGCAGGCCATAATTCGACTTGCATACTGTGCGCTGATTTTCAGCTGTGGGGCGTATTATTCAACGCAAG CTTGTGGTAAAGACGATGTGTCCCGCCCCGTCATCTCACAAACGAGCTCGACGCCAGTAATGGGTGGAACATTGAAGATATCCTGTCAAACACCACGCACCTTGTCTTCCAAGTGTCTAGCGTTCGGACTTAAACTACAAAAAGGGGCGACGGATGTGGCTTCGTATCTCGGCCAGTCGAAATGTTTCGTCTCGAACAATATGAGAATAGACAGTATGTCGCGATGGGTAGCGAGGTGTAGTGATAATAACAAACTGGAATTAACCATTACAAACGTAGATAAAGCCGATTCCGGAGTTTATATATGTAGCATACTGAATGAATACAGCACGAAAGTTACAGTTAACGTTTATT ATCCAGCGACCGCGGTCGTGTTGAATATCGACAAATCCTCTGCCAGAGAGAACGACCGCGCAACTGTCGTATTAACGTGTGCGGCGTCCGGCGGCAATCCTGCGTATTACGAATACTCGTGGTTGTTTCAGAGATTTGGTGAAACTGCCCGCGTGTTACGGGATCAAAGATCAAGCACGCTTACTCTGAGTCGAGTGACTTACATGAACGCCGGGCAATATCGATGTGACGTCATCAATGATGGCGGAAAGGAAACCAGTAATGTTGTCTCATTGAACGTACAAC ATAAACCAGTCGTTCGAACTATTTTACCCCCGGAGTTGAGAATCGAGTCAATGAACCACGGCAACGTGGTTGTGACGTTTACGGCAAGACCGGAAGTGAGTAGCTTCACCTGCGCAATGGCCGGTCAGACTGTAGCCCGATCTCGCCAGCCGACAAAGGTTGAAAGAACTGGAAATAACGTCTGGACTGTTTCGTACACTCAAGTGAGCGTCGGCGATTACGGGGAATACAGTTGTACGGCGAAAAATTCAGAGGGCACAACTCCCGTGAAACTCATCATCGGAAGTCCAG gAATACCCGAAGCACCGACCAATATAACCGTTGAACCGACTGATACTAATGGGTTACGTGTCCGCTGGATCAGCAGATTCGATGGCGGCTCCCCGCAACAGTTCACCATCAAGTTTCGGCGAAAAGGTTCGACGACGGAATGGCAGCAGATCTCCGGAATACGCGATCCGGGTTACAAACGACCTCAGTCGTACACTATCGAGAATCTTGAAGTCGGTTCTCAATACGATATCATTGTGTCAGTCGTTAATCGTTATACTTCCGGTGATGTCGCAGTCGCCGGGGAACAAGTTAGCGGAAAAACCAATG atcgaGCTGCTTTGAGTAGCAGTGTAGTAGCGGCCGTTGTAGTTCCTATTCTCGCAGTTGTAGTGTGTATAACAATTGTCGCGTTTTGCATCCTGCGACAGAAAAGGAAACAGGCAGCTGCAACCTCCGCCACGACTAAACCACCCAAATTAG GCGTAGCAGTTCTTCCGACGGAGGGTTtcgaatatccaaatcacGAAGCTGTGAATGGAAATCCATTGGGTTGCGACGAACTGGATTATGAAGTTACTGTTAAAAAAGCATATTTCAAACGACCCAGTCAACAAGAAGAGGCCACATATGCTAATATCGGGTACCAACCCGACTTGAAA GATATTGGCGCCGATGGGACTATATACGCAAGCGGCGATAGTGGAGGCGGGGGAGAGAAAGGTACTTCGCAGCGTCCAATGACCATCGTCGGTGACACCCAAGACTCGCAGTATTCCGAACTGGACATGACGAGGAAAGGCCCCGATCTGGCAACATTAAATGAACAAATGAAGCGACAAGAGCAATCCACTAGAAAGAGTGCGCCTAGAAAGGACACAGAAGTGTGA